One genomic segment of Pempheris klunzingeri isolate RE-2024b chromosome 21, fPemKlu1.hap1, whole genome shotgun sequence includes these proteins:
- the sgk3 gene encoding serine/threonine-protein kinase Sgk3 — MPTSPKMEEQPSLPNVSIPCHNEQRDKKKRYTVYKVIVNVGQQEWFVFRRYAEFDKLYNTLRKQFPAMNLKIPAKRIFGDNFDPEFIKQRRAGLHEFIKRIVSHPQLCNQPDVRTFLLMDKMQNFSDASEDEDDKNNSTSRNINLGPSGNPHAKPTDFDFLKVIGKGSFGKVFLAKRKHDGKYYAVKVLQKKVILNRKEQKHIMAERNVLLKNVKHPFLVGLHYSFQTTDKLYFVLDFINGGELFFHLQKERTFPEPRAKFYIAEMACALGYLHSLNIVYRDLKPENILLDHEGHIILTDFGLCKEGISQTDTTTTFCGTPEYLAPEVLRKQPYDNTVDWWCLGSVLYEMLFGLPPFYSRDTHEMYDNILHKPLAMRPGASSTAWSLLQGLLEKEGTHRLGSSDDFNEIKSHSFFSSINWDDLEQKKIAPPFTPNVSSYCDISNFDPEFTDEMVPNSICWSQEHSIVNASVMEADDAFVGFSYAPPSDDSFL; from the exons ATGCCGACATCACCTAAGATGGAGGAGCAACCCAGTCTCCCCAACGTCAGCATACCCTGCCACAATGAgcagagagacaagaaaaagCGTTACACA GTTTACAAAGTGATAGTCAATGTTGGACAGCAGGAATGGTTTGTCTTCAGGCGTTACGCAGAGTTTGATAAACTCTACAACACA TTAAGGAAACAGTTTCCAGCTATGAACTTGAAAATTCCTGCCAAAAGGATATTTGGGGACAATTTTGACCCTG AGTTCATCAAGCAAAGAAGAGCAGGGTTGCATGAGTTCATCAAGCGAATTGTCTCACATCCCCAGCTTTGCAACCA GCCAGATGTGAGGACCTTTCTACTGATGGACAAAATGCAAAACTTTTCAGATGCgtctgaggatgaggatgataaA AACAACTCTACCTCCAGAAACATTAACCTGGGACCCTCTGGAAATCCACA tgccaAACCCACAGACTTTGACTTTTTGAAAGTCATAGGAAAGGGCAGTTTTGGGAAG GTTTTCCTTGCAAAACGAAAACATGATGGAAAGTATTATGCAGTCAAGGTCTTACAGAAAAAGGTCATTCTCAACAGAAAAGAG caaaaacacatcatgGCAGAGCGCAACGTGCTGCTGAAGAATGTGAAACACCCTTTCCTGGTTGGGCTTCATTATTCCTTCCAGACCACAGACAAGTTGTACTTTGTCTTGGATTTCATCAATGGAGGAGAA cttttCTTCCATCTTCAAAAAGAGCGGACATTTCCAGAGCCCAGAGCAAAATTCTACATTGCTGAGATGGCATGTGCACTGGGATATCTGCACTCTCTCAACATTGTCTACAG AGACTTGAAGCCAGAAAACATCCTCCTTGACCATGAA GGGCATATCATTTTGACGGACTTTGGACTGTGCAAGGAAGGCATTTCCCAGACAGACACCACCACTACATTTTGTGGAACACCTGAG TACTTGGCTCCAGAGGTCCTGAGGAAACAGCCATATGATAATACAGTCGATTGGTGGTGTCTGGGCTCAGTGCTGTATGAAATGCTCTTCGGCTTG CCGCCATTCTATAGCAGGGACACGCACGAAATGTATGACAACATCCTCCACAAGCCGTTGGCAATGCGTCCCGGTGCGTCCAGCACAGCCTGGTCTCTCCTCCAGGGCCTCCTGGAGAAAGAGGGTACACACAGACTGGGCTCCAGCGATGACTTT AATGAGATCAAATCACACAGCTTCTTCTCTTCCATCAACTGGGATGACCTTGAGCAGAAGAAGATCGCTCCTCCATTTACACCCAATGTG AGCTCCTACTGTGACATCTCAAACTTCGATCCCGAGTTCACAGATGAGATGGTCCCTAACTCCATCTGTTGGTCTCAAGAACATTCCATAGTCAACGCCAGTGTAATGGAGGCCGACGACGCCTTCGTGGGCTTCTCCTACGCCCCACCTTCTGATGACTCTTTCCTATGA